One Pelotomaculum isophthalicicum JI genomic region harbors:
- a CDS encoding trypsin-like serine protease, which translates to MKDRIGVLQRYVPLQKNVAKSDCPVASALASGSTKILNLVKRDYEIRFYKNYAAENTVDCALAKLDSADLVKPSILEIGEIKGIADIKPGQKVQKSGRTTGLTSGVVKSIGTTLQVEMKDDEKVWFSDQVVTDMASQPGDSGSIILNQNHKVVGLLFAGSDKLTIFNRISNIVERLGIEFV; encoded by the coding sequence TTGAAAGATCGCATCGGTGTACTGCAGCGCTATGTGCCGCTGCAAAAAAATGTGGCTAAATCCGACTGCCCGGTGGCGTCGGCCTTAGCTAGCGGAAGTACCAAGATCCTTAACCTGGTTAAACGGGATTATGAAATACGCTTTTATAAAAACTATGCGGCTGAAAACACCGTGGATTGCGCATTGGCCAAACTTGATTCAGCGGATCTTGTCAAGCCCTCTATCCTGGAGATAGGCGAGATAAAAGGAATAGCTGATATTAAACCCGGTCAGAAGGTGCAAAAGAGCGGCAGGACTACCGGTCTGACTAGTGGTGTGGTTAAATCCATCGGCACTACGCTGCAAGTGGAAATGAAAGATGACGAAAAAGTCTGGTTTTCCGACCAGGTAGTGACTGATATGGCTTCACAACCGGGAGACAGCGGGTCAATAATTTTGAATCAAAACCATAAAGTTGTGGGTTTGCTGTTTGCCGGATCGGATAAGCTGACCATATTTAACCGGATCAGCAATATAGTGGAGCGGCTTGGCATAGAGTTCGTTTAA
- a CDS encoding recombinase family protein, whose amino-acid sequence MNRECNMPSIHETGDGTRGKLVAVYARLSVNENGERDESLETQCDLLNGFVQKNKFGKSKLYVDNDESGVYFDRPGLIQLIHDIKNNLVDTVIVKDLSRLGRNNGETLTFLDFLINNNVRLISVVDNYDSFADDDEIIGIKTWANEHYCRDISKKVRANLKRKIQNGEYLGKPHFGYLKSTCEKNKLVVDGRYQKIIRMIFDMYINGWGYRALAEYIQNMNIPTPSQDKNYPGAKKSDRWNEQHIRRIITNRVYCGDTIQGVSEKVSFKLRKTRRLPPEKWVVVENTHEAIISRETFELAQRIRVKRWHEGEGRKKNKSKEQHLFSGFLICAACGAYLVHKKKKNRPAHYICGRYNNFGRKRGGCTTHHILEDRLVNYLVEDIEQMARETNVQNLLADAYNKSIRLPTVKIDEEVKRLENKIIEKKRQQRMVYFDRIKGNVNEALYIEVAAEIEKEITVLNAGILRLKEELIKTRQVEESIQKTNSGQIQININDIDRMFLEKFIKKIIIIDNGEEISESIKEKYNLDLIFTGEQLGKISHRKIRLIILYK is encoded by the coding sequence TTGAACCGAGAGTGTAACATGCCATCCATTCACGAAACCGGCGACGGGACAAGAGGAAAACTGGTGGCGGTATACGCAAGGCTTAGCGTCAATGAAAACGGTGAACGAGACGAGAGCCTGGAGACGCAGTGCGATTTATTAAATGGTTTTGTACAAAAAAATAAATTTGGAAAATCCAAGCTGTATGTTGATAATGACGAATCAGGCGTATATTTCGACCGGCCTGGCCTTATTCAGTTAATTCATGATATAAAAAACAACCTTGTAGACACAGTGATAGTGAAAGACCTGTCCCGGTTGGGAAGAAACAACGGCGAGACGCTAACTTTTCTCGATTTTCTGATCAATAACAATGTGCGCCTGATCTCGGTTGTCGATAATTACGACAGCTTCGCGGACGATGACGAGATTATCGGAATTAAAACGTGGGCTAATGAACACTACTGCAGGGACATTTCCAAAAAAGTGCGCGCGAACTTAAAAAGGAAGATACAGAACGGCGAATACTTAGGCAAGCCGCATTTCGGTTACTTAAAGTCTACCTGTGAGAAAAACAAGCTGGTAGTAGACGGGCGGTATCAAAAAATTATTCGGATGATTTTCGATATGTATATCAACGGCTGGGGCTACCGGGCGCTGGCCGAGTATATACAAAACATGAATATACCGACACCCAGCCAGGATAAAAATTACCCCGGCGCTAAGAAGTCTGACCGCTGGAATGAGCAGCACATCAGGCGGATCATCACAAACCGGGTCTATTGTGGCGATACAATCCAAGGCGTAAGCGAAAAGGTATCTTTTAAATTGCGGAAGACCCGGCGGTTGCCACCGGAGAAGTGGGTGGTGGTGGAAAACACTCATGAAGCGATAATTTCCAGAGAGACCTTTGAACTGGCGCAAAGGATCAGAGTTAAAAGATGGCATGAGGGGGAAGGAAGAAAAAAGAATAAGTCAAAAGAACAGCATCTTTTCTCCGGTTTTTTGATCTGCGCCGCTTGTGGAGCTTATCTGGTTCATAAAAAGAAAAAAAACCGCCCCGCTCATTACATTTGCGGCAGGTATAATAATTTTGGCCGAAAAAGGGGGGGGTGTACGACTCATCACATACTGGAAGATAGATTGGTCAATTATCTCGTCGAAGATATTGAACAAATGGCCCGGGAGACAAATGTTCAAAACCTGCTGGCAGATGCGTATAACAAAAGTATCAGACTACCCACTGTAAAAATAGACGAAGAAGTAAAGCGGCTGGAAAATAAAATAATCGAAAAAAAACGGCAGCAGCGGATGGTGTATTTTGACAGAATCAAGGGAAATGTCAACGAGGCTCTTTACATTGAGGTCGCCGCTGAGATTGAGAAGGAAATTACTGTCTTAAACGCCGGTATTCTCAGGCTGAAAGAAGAATTAATCAAAACAAGGCAGGTGGAAGAAAGTATTCAAAAAACTAATTCCGGGCAAATTCAGATTAATATAAATGATATTGATAGAATGTTTTTAGAAAAGTTTATCAAGAAAATTATTATTATCGATAACGGTGAAGAGATTAGTGAGAGCATAAAAGAAAAATACAACCTGGATTTAATTTTCACCGGAGAGCAATTGGGTAAAATTTCGCATAGGAAAATCAGACTAATAATACTATATAAGTAG
- a CDS encoding zinc-dependent alcohol dehydrogenase family protein: MRAMILDAPGRPLREIEMPVPEPGPEQVLIKVHTCGLCRTDLHIVDGELKEPALPLIPGHQIVGTVVAAGERAGQFAAGDRVGVPWLGSTCNHCRYCLSGRENLCDKARFTGYQINGGYAEYTVADYRFCFPIPEGYPDLQAAPLLCAGLIGYRSLMMTGEAGHLGIYGFGAAAHIVAQVARYQGRKVYAFTRPGDVEAQRFARDMGAVWAGDCREAPPEELDAAIIFAPDGALLPAALRATAKGGVVVCGGIHMSDIPTFPYEILWGERVVRSVANLTRRDGEEFLAIAPKIPVHTEVRPFPLSAANEALDALRGGKISGAAVLVVDG; the protein is encoded by the coding sequence ATGCGCGCGATGATCCTGGACGCGCCGGGCCGGCCTCTGCGCGAAATTGAGATGCCGGTACCCGAACCCGGACCGGAACAGGTTTTGATTAAAGTACATACCTGCGGGTTATGCCGGACCGACCTGCATATTGTAGACGGGGAATTAAAAGAGCCCGCGCTGCCCTTGATTCCCGGCCATCAGATCGTGGGTACGGTAGTGGCGGCCGGCGAGCGTGCCGGGCAATTTGCCGCGGGTGACCGGGTAGGGGTGCCATGGCTTGGTTCTACTTGCAACCATTGCCGCTACTGCCTCTCAGGACGGGAAAACCTGTGCGATAAGGCGCGGTTCACCGGGTACCAGATTAACGGCGGCTATGCAGAGTATACCGTGGCTGATTACCGGTTTTGCTTTCCCATACCTGAAGGCTATCCCGATCTGCAGGCCGCGCCTTTGCTCTGCGCCGGCTTGATCGGCTACCGTTCTCTGATGATGACGGGTGAGGCCGGACACCTCGGCATTTATGGATTTGGCGCCGCCGCCCACATCGTAGCCCAAGTAGCCCGCTACCAGGGCCGGAAGGTCTATGCCTTCACCCGGCCGGGTGACGTCGAAGCCCAGCGGTTTGCCCGCGACATGGGAGCTGTCTGGGCGGGGGACTGTAGGGAAGCGCCGCCGGAGGAACTGGACGCGGCTATTATTTTCGCTCCGGATGGCGCGTTGCTCCCAGCCGCGCTGCGTGCCACGGCGAAGGGTGGCGTGGTGGTCTGCGGTGGGATACACATGAGTGACATTCCCACGTTTCCGTATGAAATCCTCTGGGGCGAGCGAGTCGTGCGGTCCGTGGCGAACCTGACCCGCAGGGATGGAGAAGAGTTTTTGGCCATCGCCCCCAAGATTCCGGTACATACCGAGGTGCGGCCTTTCCCCCTCAGTGCGGCCAACGAAGCGCTCGACGCCTTGCGTGGCGGCAAAATCAGCGGCGCGGCCGTGCTGGTAGTGGACGGTTAA
- the yabG gene encoding sporulation peptidase YabG produces MGEIKQGDIVGRRSYNSDVFFKVVDLYRREDGTKIAYLKGLQLRLFANAPVDDLIKVEPGVLARHLMEQTKRNSEHMKRIFSRRVKEREIILGRAIPGDRSKEQEQGKMDGYDIPGTVLHIDGDNDYLELCLTTYKQLSIPANGYCIDEDKQPALVEELLKKHSPDLLVLTGHDGFIKGKVDFKDINNYYSSKYFVEAIRAARRYEKSRDDLVIFAGACQSHYEAILTAGANFASSPQRVLIHAYDPVFVVEKIAYTSIYDPISIKDIIAGTVTGFEGIGGMETRGKYRMGIPKSPY; encoded by the coding sequence ATGGGAGAGATAAAGCAAGGTGATATAGTAGGTAGAAGGTCCTATAATTCCGATGTTTTTTTTAAGGTGGTAGATTTATACAGGCGCGAGGACGGGACCAAAATCGCGTATTTAAAAGGGCTTCAACTCAGGCTCTTCGCGAATGCCCCGGTGGATGACCTGATCAAAGTCGAACCGGGTGTTCTGGCCAGGCATTTGATGGAACAGACAAAGAGAAACAGCGAACACATGAAGCGCATTTTCAGCCGCCGGGTAAAAGAACGGGAAATCATTCTGGGCAGGGCTATTCCCGGGGACCGGAGCAAGGAACAGGAACAGGGTAAAATGGACGGTTATGATATTCCCGGAACTGTTTTGCACATCGACGGCGACAATGATTACCTGGAGCTTTGTTTAACAACATACAAGCAATTGAGCATCCCCGCCAACGGTTATTGTATCGATGAAGACAAACAACCTGCTTTAGTGGAAGAATTGCTAAAAAAACACAGCCCGGATTTGCTTGTGCTCACCGGGCATGATGGTTTTATCAAGGGCAAAGTGGATTTTAAGGATATAAACAACTATTACTCATCCAAATATTTCGTTGAAGCAATCAGGGCGGCCAGGCGCTATGAAAAGAGCAGGGATGATTTGGTTATCTTCGCGGGAGCCTGCCAGTCGCATTACGAAGCGATCCTGACTGCCGGAGCCAACTTCGCCAGCTCTCCCCAACGAGTGTTAATCCATGCGTACGATCCGGTCTTTGTCGTGGAAAAAATCGCTTATACGTCTATTTATGACCCGATTTCGATCAAGGATATCATTGCGGGAACGGTTACCGGCTTTGAAGGGATCGGCGGGATGGAAACACGCGGGAAATATCGCATGGGGATTCCGAAGTCACCTTATTAA
- a CDS encoding glycosyltransferase family 2 protein: MLAAVVPARNEEKRIIKAIDTLLATPVDLIIPVINGSTDDSPYYVRQIKSPRVLPLYFAEPLGIDVPRAVGAKIACDKGAAAILFLDGDMEGDISKNLCELLENVNSYNLDMSLTDCYPDEGKASLSTLASHLLEERRRLNMELGLEEKVGAASPSHGPHAVSRRFLSLVPLKELAIPPVSLALAAKNNLRINIGTIVGHKYLGSPEKNENHARLIAETIIGDCIEASCAFKNKKRSRIRGGIEYIGYHRERRWDLLEKCISEKT; the protein is encoded by the coding sequence ATGCTTGCCGCAGTAGTGCCAGCCCGCAATGAAGAGAAGCGTATCATTAAAGCCATTGATACACTATTAGCCACACCTGTTGATCTGATTATCCCGGTGATTAACGGAAGCACTGACGATTCCCCGTATTATGTCCGTCAGATCAAGTCTCCCCGGGTTTTACCGTTGTATTTTGCAGAACCCCTGGGTATAGACGTGCCTAGAGCGGTGGGCGCTAAAATTGCCTGTGACAAGGGTGCAGCCGCGATACTATTTCTGGATGGGGATATGGAAGGGGATATATCAAAAAACTTATGTGAATTGTTGGAAAACGTAAACTCCTATAACCTTGACATGTCGTTAACTGACTGTTACCCGGATGAAGGCAAAGCAAGCCTGTCAACCCTGGCGTCCCACCTTCTTGAAGAGCGCCGGCGGTTAAACATGGAGCTCGGTCTGGAAGAAAAGGTCGGCGCCGCCTCCCCTTCCCATGGGCCACACGCTGTGTCCCGGCGTTTCCTTAGCTTAGTGCCGCTGAAGGAACTGGCAATTCCACCAGTCTCCCTGGCACTCGCGGCGAAGAATAATTTACGAATAAACATAGGTACGATAGTCGGTCATAAATACCTGGGCTCACCGGAAAAAAACGAAAACCATGCCAGACTGATTGCCGAAACGATCATTGGGGACTGCATCGAAGCTTCCTGCGCCTTTAAAAACAAAAAGCGCAGCAGGATCAGAGGAGGAATCGAATATATAGGATACCACCGGGAAAGGCGCTGGGACCTCCTGGAAAAATGTATCAGCGAAAAAACATAG
- a CDS encoding ribonuclease H-like YkuK family protein: MYFISPSKGRMDFDEMMNDIINYIKGIPTSSYKIIIGSDSQVKRETSFVTAVIVHRLGKGARYYYRKKTHRKIKSLRQKIFYETALSLELGGMVNKYFSSSGFDELNVEIHIDVGNHGETKSLIREVVGMVTGSGFQAKIKPDAYGASSVADKHTK; the protein is encoded by the coding sequence ATGTATTTTATAAGTCCTTCAAAGGGTCGTATGGATTTTGATGAAATGATGAACGACATAATTAATTATATTAAAGGCATACCCACCTCATCGTATAAGATCATTATCGGTTCAGACTCCCAGGTTAAAAGAGAAACTTCTTTTGTTACAGCCGTGATTGTGCACCGTCTGGGTAAAGGCGCCCGTTATTATTACCGCAAAAAAACACACCGGAAGATCAAAAGCCTCCGGCAGAAAATTTTTTATGAAACAGCGCTAAGCCTGGAACTGGGGGGAATGGTCAATAAATATTTCAGCAGCAGCGGGTTCGATGAATTAAACGTGGAAATCCACATTGACGTAGGCAACCACGGTGAGACTAAAAGCCTGATCCGCGAAGTGGTTGGCATGGTCACGGGAAGCGGCTTCCAGGCAAAAATTAAACCGGATGCTTATGGCGCTTCCAGTGTGGCTGATAAACATACAAAATAA
- the rsmA gene encoding 16S rRNA (adenine(1518)-N(6)/adenine(1519)-N(6))-dimethyltransferase RsmA: MKEVASPAVVRDLLSRNKLSCRKSLGQNFLIDSNIINKIIEAADLSAGDLVVEIGPGLGALTARIARSAGKVLAVEVDRGLLPLLAEVVEGAGDVEIIHGNALEIDFDNLVLIKTGGRFGRGSGQYKLVANLPYYITSPLLINILQERYNLSRMVVMVQSEVADRLGAAPGTKDYGVLSVIVQYFTDVKVLFRVPRTVFYPSPAVDSAVVRLILRPPLEPVQDEKTFFKVVRAAFGKRRKTLLNSLTDSGFGIEKEVWRAVLESSAIDPGRRGETLCLAEFARLTGCLREIQGC; the protein is encoded by the coding sequence TTGAAAGAAGTAGCGTCGCCTGCGGTAGTGCGGGATCTCCTCAGCCGCAATAAATTATCTTGCCGGAAGAGTTTAGGTCAGAATTTTTTGATTGACTCTAATATAATCAATAAAATCATTGAAGCGGCAGACTTGTCGGCCGGCGATCTGGTTGTGGAAATCGGCCCCGGGCTTGGCGCCTTGACTGCGAGAATTGCCCGCAGCGCCGGCAAGGTGCTGGCGGTAGAAGTGGACCGGGGTTTGTTGCCGCTGCTGGCGGAGGTAGTGGAAGGCGCCGGAGATGTGGAGATTATCCACGGCAACGCTCTTGAGATTGATTTTGACAATCTTGTTCTAATAAAAACCGGTGGACGGTTTGGCCGGGGGAGCGGGCAGTACAAACTAGTTGCCAACTTGCCGTATTATATTACCAGCCCGTTGCTCATAAATATTCTACAAGAGCGCTATAATTTATCCCGGATGGTTGTGATGGTTCAATCCGAAGTGGCTGACCGGCTCGGTGCCGCGCCCGGCACCAAGGATTATGGCGTGTTAAGCGTGATCGTGCAATATTTTACTGATGTAAAAGTCCTTTTCCGGGTTCCCAGAACTGTTTTCTATCCGTCACCGGCAGTGGATTCCGCTGTTGTGCGGCTTATATTACGGCCGCCGCTTGAACCGGTGCAGGATGAGAAAACCTTCTTCAAGGTTGTGCGGGCAGCTTTTGGCAAGCGCCGTAAAACCTTGCTGAACTCTTTGACGGATTCAGGGTTTGGTATAGAAAAGGAAGTATGGAGGGCGGTGCTGGAAAGTTCCGCTATCGATCCGGGACGGCGGGGTGAAACTTTGTGTCTGGCCGAATTTGCCCGTTTAACCGGTTGTTTGCGGGAAATCCAGGGTTGTTGA
- a CDS encoding 3D domain-containing protein: MSSKEKTVHRDRAALLKGPVLIAVAVVILLSCYAWAKKTVVVDIDGSQTTVKTFSFTVGGLLKSQKIALLEKDEVSPPLASTLKKGMIVTIKRATDLTIAVDGSEIPARTMTRKVEDALLEYGISLGPEDEVEPAKDSPVNPGMTVKVARVKTESLTCDAPIDYETKKQYTVKLPGGESRVAQEGKEGTERQTWQVTFKDGKEVDRQLASREVIEPPTDKIVLYGSTMVVSRGGDNIRYARVLDMLASAYTYTGYNTASGVAPSYGVAAVDTSRIPMGTRLYVDGYGYATALDRGSAIQGNRIDLFFGSYSEAMGWGLRWVKVYVLD, translated from the coding sequence ATGAGTAGCAAAGAGAAAACGGTGCACCGGGACCGGGCGGCTTTGCTTAAGGGACCTGTTTTGATTGCTGTGGCGGTTGTTATTTTATTAAGCTGTTATGCCTGGGCAAAAAAAACAGTAGTTGTGGATATTGACGGCAGCCAGACAACAGTGAAAACTTTTTCCTTTACGGTTGGCGGTTTGCTGAAGTCGCAAAAAATCGCCTTGCTGGAAAAAGATGAGGTGTCTCCGCCTCTTGCATCCACGTTGAAAAAAGGCATGATTGTGACAATAAAAAGGGCGACGGATCTGACTATTGCCGTGGATGGCAGTGAGATTCCCGCCAGAACCATGACAAGAAAAGTTGAAGATGCGCTTTTAGAATACGGAATTAGCCTAGGTCCGGAAGATGAGGTTGAACCGGCTAAAGACAGCCCGGTCAACCCTGGGATGACTGTTAAGGTGGCCAGGGTTAAAACTGAAAGCCTGACATGCGACGCTCCAATTGATTATGAGACTAAAAAGCAGTATACGGTTAAGCTGCCGGGTGGGGAAAGCCGTGTAGCGCAAGAAGGCAAAGAAGGGACGGAGCGTCAGACCTGGCAGGTTACTTTTAAAGACGGGAAGGAAGTTGACCGGCAGTTGGCCTCCCGGGAGGTGATTGAACCTCCGACTGATAAGATAGTCTTATACGGGAGCACCATGGTCGTATCCCGTGGCGGCGATAATATCCGGTATGCCCGTGTCCTGGATATGCTGGCATCAGCCTATACTTACACTGGTTATAACACCGCTTCAGGTGTCGCACCGAGTTATGGCGTCGCGGCTGTCGATACCAGCAGGATTCCGATGGGAACCAGATTATATGTTGACGGTTATGGATATGCCACTGCTCTTGACCGGGGAAGCGCAATACAAGGAAACCGGATTGACCTGTTTTTCGGATCATATAGTGAGGCTATGGGTTGGGGCTTAAGGTGGGTAAAAGTATATGTGTTAGATTAA
- a CDS encoding UPF0158 family protein: MRQVLVNMSWIVNAFENSSGHSEYYLDMQTGDVKFFSPMDFPEHVTVMEKLDKQPDRFIKLPKRDMDFCLKVKQEYASIVEDPYLKGLLEKAIDGQEEQKYRNILMEFEEARRRWYSFENDKYEEFLLDWFRQKGIELIDKPPVNNLEYNKKKK, encoded by the coding sequence ATGCGCCAGGTACTGGTGAATATGTCTTGGATTGTTAACGCTTTTGAAAACAGCAGCGGGCATTCTGAATACTATCTTGACATGCAGACTGGCGATGTAAAGTTTTTTTCTCCAATGGATTTTCCTGAACATGTTACAGTTATGGAAAAGCTTGATAAGCAGCCGGACAGATTCATCAAACTGCCAAAAAGGGACATGGATTTCTGTTTAAAAGTCAAGCAGGAATATGCTTCTATCGTAGAGGATCCTTATTTGAAAGGATTGCTGGAAAAAGCTATAGACGGACAGGAAGAGCAAAAGTACCGGAACATACTAATGGAGTTTGAAGAGGCGAGACGGCGATGGTATAGTTTTGAAAACGACAAGTATGAGGAATTTCTGTTAGACTGGTTTCGACAAAAGGGAATAGAATTGATTGACAAACCGCCCGTCAACAACCTAGAATATAACAAAAAGAAGAAATAA
- the cobO gene encoding cob(I)yrinic acid a,c-diamide adenosyltransferase — protein MDREKGLLLVNTGDGKGKTTAALGMALRAWGQGMKVLILQFIKGDRRSGEIRAVEKLGPGFEIWPMGKGFIHNNGEEFPDRHSRAAREALNVAVNEMNSGKYDLIILDEILYALHYGLVSIEDVLALIAGKPERLHLMLTGRYAPPEIIRQADLVTEMKEIKHPFTKGVYAQMGIEY, from the coding sequence ATGGACAGGGAGAAAGGGCTGCTTCTGGTAAACACGGGCGACGGCAAAGGCAAAACAACTGCCGCGCTTGGGATGGCCCTGCGAGCCTGGGGTCAGGGCATGAAGGTGCTGATACTCCAGTTTATCAAGGGTGACCGGCGGTCAGGAGAGATCAGGGCAGTGGAAAAGCTTGGGCCGGGTTTTGAAATATGGCCGATGGGTAAAGGGTTTATTCACAATAACGGTGAAGAATTTCCGGACCGGCATAGCCGCGCCGCCCGGGAAGCATTGAATGTAGCGGTGAACGAAATGAACTCCGGGAAATATGACCTGATCATCCTGGACGAAATATTATACGCGTTACATTATGGCCTGGTTTCCATCGAAGACGTGCTGGCCTTAATCGCAGGGAAGCCGGAGCGGCTGCACCTCATGCTTACCGGACGTTACGCGCCTCCCGAGATAATCAGACAAGCGGACCTGGTTACCGAAATGAAAGAAATAAAGCACCCCTTTACAAAAGGTGTCTACGCTCAGATGGGTATTGAATATTAG
- a CDS encoding TatD family hydrolase produces the protein MFVILFDTHAHLDFEDFDADRDEMIERARDAGVVNIINVGFELDSSRKALQMSEKYDLVYAAVGVHPHVAGETTSDYLEQLEKLAIHPKVVALGEMGLDYFRNLSPVPEQKKVFRGQLSLAKRLDLPVIIHDREAHGDTMDILRNDGPFPAGGVIHCYSGSWEMAKECIAMGFYISIAGPVTFPKSARLKDVAARVPLDRLVVETDAPYLTPVPNRGKRNEPANVRHTLTEIAALRKVAADELAKICTDNGRKLFRLETAGIKENAAS, from the coding sequence ATGTTTGTGATCTTGTTTGATACACACGCCCATTTGGACTTTGAGGATTTCGACGCCGACCGCGATGAAATGATCGAGCGGGCTCGCGACGCTGGAGTTGTAAATATAATCAACGTCGGTTTTGAACTTGATTCTTCCCGCAAAGCCCTGCAAATGTCGGAAAAGTATGATTTGGTTTACGCCGCGGTGGGAGTACACCCCCATGTCGCCGGTGAGACAACGTCCGATTACCTTGAGCAATTGGAAAAGCTGGCGATTCACCCTAAAGTCGTGGCGTTGGGTGAAATGGGTCTGGATTATTTCCGGAACCTTTCCCCTGTTCCGGAACAAAAGAAGGTGTTCCGGGGGCAACTGTCTCTTGCCAAGAGGCTTGACTTGCCCGTGATCATTCACGACCGGGAGGCCCACGGTGACACGATGGATATTTTACGTAACGACGGCCCTTTCCCCGCGGGTGGGGTAATCCATTGTTACTCCGGTAGCTGGGAGATGGCCAAGGAATGTATCGCAATGGGATTTTACATCTCCATAGCCGGGCCGGTGACATTCCCCAAATCCGCCAGATTAAAAGACGTGGCTGCCCGCGTGCCTCTGGACCGCCTCGTGGTGGAGACCGACGCGCCTTACCTTACCCCCGTGCCGAACCGGGGTAAGCGAAACGAGCCTGCTAACGTAAGACATACTTTGACTGAAATAGCTGCGCTCAGAAAGGTAGCAGCTGATGAATTGGCAAAAATTTGCACTGATAACGGCAGAAAGTTATTCCGCTTGGAAACCGCCGGCATCAAGGAAAACGCTGCTTCATAA
- the metG gene encoding methionine--tRNA ligase has translation MEKGTFYITTPIYYPSDNLHIGHAYTTVAADTMTRFKKMTGYDTWFLTGSDEHGQKIERAAKSKGETPQEYVDKIVAGFKNLWSRLEVSNNDFIRTTEPRHKKVVSEIFQKLYDQGDIYKAGYEGWYCTPCETFWTEARLVEGNCPDCGRPVEMVSEENYFFQISKYADRLLQYIDEHPDFIQPTSRRNEMVSFIKSGLEDLCVSRTTFDWGIPVPFDQKNVIYVWIDALTNYISALGYGSEDDSLFKKYWPANVHLMAKDIIRFHSIIWPAILMALGIELPKKVVGHGWILLDSGKMSKSKGNVVDPLALIDKYGVDAIRYYLLRELPFGSDGYYNEDLLVERINKDLANDLGNLVSRSVAMVEKYFQGTVQAPVASEELDRELIDLAEQTPAIVEELMEKMELSNALAAIWRLVGRANKYVDETAPWGLAKDPAMQERLATVLYNLAESLRFIAIMVSPFMPLMPGKVWAQLGIEDRPELATWESLVWGKLPAGTTVKKGQALFPRIDVKKTKE, from the coding sequence ATGGAAAAAGGAACATTTTATATTACCACGCCAATTTACTACCCGAGCGATAATCTGCACATCGGCCACGCATACACCACCGTAGCCGCGGACACTATGACACGCTTTAAAAAAATGACGGGTTATGACACTTGGTTCCTGACAGGATCTGACGAACACGGTCAAAAAATTGAACGGGCCGCCAAGTCTAAAGGGGAGACTCCGCAGGAGTATGTGGATAAGATTGTAGCCGGTTTTAAAAATCTCTGGAGCCGGCTGGAAGTGAGTAATAACGACTTTATCCGCACCACCGAGCCGCGCCATAAAAAGGTGGTATCGGAAATATTTCAAAAGCTTTATGATCAGGGTGATATTTACAAGGCCGGCTATGAAGGGTGGTATTGCACACCGTGCGAAACATTCTGGACAGAGGCGCGGCTGGTTGAAGGAAATTGTCCTGACTGCGGCCGTCCGGTGGAAATGGTCAGTGAGGAGAATTACTTTTTCCAGATTTCCAAATACGCTGACCGGTTGCTTCAATATATAGATGAACACCCCGATTTTATCCAGCCGACCTCCCGGCGGAACGAAATGGTAAGCTTTATCAAAAGCGGCTTGGAAGACCTTTGTGTATCCAGGACCACCTTTGACTGGGGTATACCGGTTCCTTTTGATCAGAAAAATGTTATCTATGTATGGATTGATGCTCTTACCAACTACATTTCCGCCCTCGGCTACGGGAGCGAGGATGACAGCTTGTTTAAAAAATATTGGCCGGCTAATGTGCACTTGATGGCTAAAGACATCATCCGGTTCCACAGTATTATCTGGCCGGCAATTCTAATGGCGTTGGGGATCGAACTGCCGAAAAAGGTGGTAGGCCACGGCTGGATCCTTTTGGACAGTGGAAAAATGTCTAAATCCAAGGGCAATGTGGTTGATCCGCTGGCGCTAATCGACAAATACGGTGTCGACGCCATCCGTTATTACCTGCTTCGCGAGTTGCCGTTCGGTTCAGATGGGTACTACAATGAGGATTTGCTCGTGGAGCGCATCAACAAGGATTTGGCCAATGACTTGGGCAACCTGGTCAGCCGGTCGGTGGCAATGGTAGAAAAATATTTTCAGGGGACAGTTCAGGCGCCTGTCGCTTCTGAAGAACTAGACAGGGAACTAATTGATTTGGCCGAACAGACCCCCGCCATTGTTGAAGAGCTTATGGAAAAAATGGAGCTGTCCAACGCGCTGGCCGCGATTTGGCGTCTGGTCGGCAGAGCCAACAAGTACGTGGATGAAACAGCTCCTTGGGGATTGGCCAAGGATCCCGCCATGCAGGAGCGGCTTGCCACGGTGTTATATAATCTCGCCGAAAGCCTGCGGTTTATTGCCATCATGGTTTCTCCTTTTATGCCGTTGATGCCGGGCAAGGTCTGGGCGCAACTTGGCATTGAAGACCGGCCTGAACTCGCGACTTGGGAGTCACTGGTTTGGGGTAAGCTGCCCGCAGGTACGACAGTGAAAAAGGGGCAGGCCTTATTCCCGCGCATCGACGTGAAAAAAACAAAGGAATGA